Proteins encoded by one window of Cellvibrio sp. KY-GH-1:
- a CDS encoding TonB-dependent receptor — protein MKHSSINLRHTPLFLALSLISGMAIAQTQQSEDGLVEEVVVTGKFAKSLQSAMDIKRNSATVVEAISAEDIGQLPDVSISDSLKRLPGLAQDRDRGNGSQISIRGMGGMLGFTTLNGREVAILEETRNIRYDQFPSELINAAQVYKTPQASIAEGGVSGSVNLNTIKPLDYNETKVVVDVRASSFDLGKDIDDAASDGIGKRFSISYIDQFLDDTLGVAIGYSGRSEPIATQRAELWNYGDTWHNTQWNDKLGANVIAPWGGSALVRGGEDERKGVMGAIQWKPTENLEIAYDGFWSAFDIAEQQRGFDFQISNAYANQWDLLETTPTAYTNTDLGANAVDLLAGTVGLSSLRNLNEEYVQDDELTSHGLNVKWTQDLWTVAADVGVSETSRDKRWASIRSTINNPGRASFGANDDGRMTFKLLDADLTDLASNSIGDIQVQPEAEGGDKLTSFKLDVQRDLEVGILQAVKVGLASSSRDKFEHSQIWTQSVTQNAGSTIPGNAVINAKSSSYWSDLPDYLSLDRSALISHYFGSLKNPSPGDADDLIASWDVSEDIFAQYIQVDMATEIAGMSLTGNIGMRNVDTETTSSGYQQGEDVWVEVTPGNWQPQQVVEAISVDHDYNDVLPSTNWTLGITDEHLLRFAAGKTMARAPVNMMSPSLNLNQDLWGSNPGESTSGNPTLDPFRADQADLAYEWYYAEGSQVAVNLFYKDLESFIARAADADTVVSNGKEYKVSRPINGSGGYIRGYELLWQQSFDFLPAPFNGLGVYTNYSHNESNVEQFVPLYSDYKAQLTGLSEDVANFTLWYYLNGFEARTSYSYRSAFQRDINLVMGEEGMNDAEGYWDLSLSYEFNDHYKVSFQVQNLTNEPYKTYGLESNNPAHINKYEEFGTRYSIGLNWKL, from the coding sequence TTGCAATCGGCGATGGATATCAAGCGCAACTCCGCCACCGTTGTTGAAGCCATTTCTGCGGAAGACATTGGCCAATTGCCCGATGTTTCCATCAGCGATTCATTAAAGCGCCTGCCCGGCCTCGCGCAAGATCGCGATCGCGGGAACGGCAGCCAGATCTCAATCCGCGGCATGGGCGGAATGCTCGGCTTTACCACCCTGAATGGCCGCGAAGTGGCGATTCTGGAAGAGACCCGTAATATCCGTTACGACCAGTTCCCCTCTGAACTGATCAATGCCGCGCAAGTCTACAAAACCCCGCAAGCGTCTATCGCTGAAGGCGGCGTATCCGGCAGCGTTAACCTGAACACCATCAAGCCGTTGGATTACAACGAAACCAAGGTTGTGGTGGACGTGCGCGCCAGCTCTTTCGATTTGGGCAAAGACATTGATGACGCGGCGAGCGACGGTATCGGCAAGCGTTTCAGCATTTCCTACATCGACCAATTCCTCGATGACACCCTGGGCGTAGCCATTGGCTACTCAGGCCGTTCCGAGCCTATCGCCACCCAGCGCGCGGAGCTGTGGAATTACGGCGATACCTGGCACAACACCCAGTGGAACGACAAACTCGGCGCCAATGTTATTGCCCCCTGGGGTGGTTCAGCCCTGGTACGCGGCGGTGAAGACGAGCGTAAAGGTGTGATGGGTGCCATCCAGTGGAAGCCTACCGAAAACCTGGAAATTGCCTATGACGGTTTCTGGTCTGCGTTTGATATTGCCGAACAACAGCGTGGCTTTGACTTCCAAATCAGCAACGCCTACGCCAACCAATGGGATCTGCTCGAAACCACGCCCACGGCTTACACCAACACTGACTTGGGCGCTAACGCGGTTGATCTGCTCGCCGGTACCGTAGGCCTGAGCAGCCTGCGCAACCTGAACGAAGAATATGTACAAGACGATGAGCTCACCAGCCACGGCCTGAATGTAAAGTGGACGCAAGACCTCTGGACCGTCGCCGCTGACGTGGGCGTGTCTGAAACCAGTCGCGACAAGCGCTGGGCGTCGATTCGCAGCACCATCAACAACCCCGGTCGCGCTAGCTTCGGAGCAAACGACGATGGCCGCATGACCTTCAAACTGCTGGATGCCGACCTGACCGATTTGGCCAGCAACAGTATTGGCGACATCCAGGTGCAACCAGAAGCGGAAGGCGGCGATAAGCTGACCTCGTTCAAACTGGATGTACAGCGCGATCTCGAAGTGGGCATTCTGCAGGCGGTAAAAGTCGGTCTGGCCAGCTCCAGCCGCGATAAGTTTGAGCACAGTCAAATCTGGACCCAAAGCGTTACCCAGAATGCAGGCAGCACTATTCCGGGCAATGCCGTTATCAACGCCAAGAGCTCAAGCTACTGGAGCGACTTGCCTGACTACCTGAGCCTGGATCGCAGCGCGCTCATCAGCCACTACTTCGGCAGCCTGAAAAACCCAAGCCCGGGCGATGCCGACGACCTGATCGCCAGTTGGGACGTAAGTGAAGACATCTTCGCCCAGTACATCCAAGTGGACATGGCGACTGAAATCGCCGGTATGTCACTGACCGGTAATATCGGCATGCGCAACGTAGATACCGAGACTACCTCCAGCGGCTATCAGCAAGGTGAGGATGTTTGGGTAGAAGTCACGCCCGGCAACTGGCAGCCACAGCAAGTCGTGGAGGCTATTTCTGTCGATCACGATTACAACGATGTATTGCCAAGCACCAACTGGACCCTGGGGATTACCGACGAACATTTGCTTCGCTTCGCCGCCGGCAAAACCATGGCGCGCGCGCCGGTCAACATGATGAGCCCTAGTCTCAACCTGAACCAGGATCTGTGGGGCTCCAACCCGGGCGAATCCACCTCTGGCAACCCAACTCTGGACCCATTCCGCGCCGATCAAGCTGACCTGGCCTACGAGTGGTACTACGCGGAGGGTTCACAGGTAGCCGTCAACCTGTTCTACAAAGACCTGGAAAGCTTTATCGCCCGCGCGGCCGATGCCGACACGGTGGTGAGCAATGGCAAAGAATACAAAGTATCGCGCCCCATCAACGGCAGCGGCGGTTATATCCGCGGTTACGAATTGCTGTGGCAACAATCGTTTGATTTCTTGCCCGCGCCGTTTAACGGTTTGGGTGTTTACACCAACTACTCGCACAACGAATCCAACGTTGAACAATTTGTACCCCTGTACAGCGACTACAAAGCCCAGCTGACCGGGTTGTCGGAAGATGTTGCCAACTTCACCCTCTGGTATTACCTGAACGGGTTTGAAGCGCGCACCTCGTACAGCTACCGCAGCGCATTCCAGCGCGACATCAACCTGGTAATGGGCGAAGAGGGTATGAACGATGCCGAAGGTTATTGGGATTTGAGTTTGTCCTATGAATTCAACGACCACTACAAGGTGTCATTCCAGGTGCAAAACCTGACCAACGAGCCTTACAAAACCTACGGCCTGGAATCCAACAACCCGGCGCATAT